In Microbacterium sp. ABRD28, the genomic stretch ACCCGGTCGAACACCCCGAAGTAGTTGTCGAGGCTGATGTCGCCGACCGGCAGGAAGGCCATGGGCGAGTCGATGTCCTGCAGGATCTGGGCGTCGGGCTTCAGGCTCGAGACGAACATGAACACCAGCGGGAAGAGGAAGATCACCGCGAACACCGACATGGCGGCGTAGAGGAAGATCTTCCCGGTGCGCCGGCGCCGCTTCTCGCTGGCGTCGGTGGCGATCCGAGCGGATGCCGCGGCGCGGCCCTCGGGCCCAGTGCGCGGGCGGCTGCGGGTGTCGGTCATGTCAATCCTTCTCCCTCGTCAGGCGCCGCTGGATGAGGGCGATGATGAGTACCGCGACGAAGAAGATCAGCGAGATGGCGGCGGCGTAGCCGATCTCCTGCTGCTCGTATCCCTTGCGCACGGCGTAGTAGACGATCGTGGACGTGCTGTTCACCGGCCCGCCCTGGGTCATCACGTCGATCTGGACGAAGAGTCCGAGCGCGGCGATGGTGATGGTGACGAGGACGAACACCATCGTGGGGCGAAGGCCCGGCCAGGTGACGCTGACGAACTGGCGCCAGGGGCCGGCGCCATCCATCTTGGCCGCCTCGTAGAGCTCTGCGGGGATGGTCTGCAGCCCCGCGAGCCAGATGATCATGTGGAACCCGACGGCCTGCCAGATCGACAGCACGATGATCGCGCCGAGCGCGGTCTGCGGATTGTTCAGCCAGTCCATGCCCGACCACGCCCCGAAGGTGATCGTGTCGATCATCGAGTTGATGAGGCCGTTCGGCTGGTAGAGGAAGCGCCACAGGATCGAGACCACGACGATCGAGGTCACGACCGGGATGAAGAAGATCACCCGGAAGGCGGTGACCCCTCGCATCCGTCTGTTGACCAGGACCGCCAGCAGGAGGCCGAGGCCTGCCTGCACCGGCACCACGACGAGGGCGAAGAGGAAGGTGTTCCAGACCGACTGCACGAAGACGCCGTCGGCGGTGAAGGCGCGGACGAAGTTGTCGAGCCCGACGAAGCGCGGCGGGTTCGGTGAGATGAGACGGGCGTTGGTGAACGAGAGGGTGAAGGCGAGGATGACGGGGATGATGAGGAACAGCACCAGCAGGATGCCGGCGGGTGCCATCATCGCCAGGCCCGCCCAGGTCTCTCGACCCTTCGTGGTGCGGAAGCGGCGGGTCGCGCGCTGAGGTGTCTCGGCCGCGACCGTCGGAGGCGTGACAGTCATGAGAAGTCTTTCCCGAATCGTGCGGGCGGGAAGCGGCGGCTCCCCGCCCGCACGGTCAGTGATCAGAAGCCGTAGCCGTCGTTG encodes the following:
- a CDS encoding sugar ABC transporter permease; amino-acid sequence: MTVTPPTVAAETPQRATRRFRTTKGRETWAGLAMMAPAGILLVLFLIIPVILAFTLSFTNARLISPNPPRFVGLDNFVRAFTADGVFVQSVWNTFLFALVVVPVQAGLGLLLAVLVNRRMRGVTAFRVIFFIPVVTSIVVVSILWRFLYQPNGLINSMIDTITFGAWSGMDWLNNPQTALGAIIVLSIWQAVGFHMIIWLAGLQTIPAELYEAAKMDGAGPWRQFVSVTWPGLRPTMVFVLVTITIAALGLFVQIDVMTQGGPVNSTSTIVYYAVRKGYEQQEIGYAAAISLIFFVAVLIIALIQRRLTREKD